One window of Papaver somniferum cultivar HN1 chromosome 9, ASM357369v1, whole genome shotgun sequence genomic DNA carries:
- the LOC113312030 gene encoding uncharacterized protein LOC113312030, with protein MKYHQSHPTETVATPKVNASSSRERGKGHWHGPKCHIGKKNGGHNNAKKDNNNNLSQDKGKGKGSQNKPKENKETSCFRCGMQGHWCHVCRTAKHLVDLYQASLKAKRNNVEMNFSNFENGETTHFDISYFLLQEYDNES; from the coding sequence ATGAAATATCATCAGTCTCATCCCACTGAAACTGTAGCAACACCTAAAGTGAATGCCAGTTCATCTCGTGAGCGTGGGAAGGGTCATTGGCATGGACCTAAGTGCCACATTGGCAAGAAAAATGGTGGTCATAATAATGCCAAAAAGGATAACAACAACAACCTTTCTCAAGATAAGGGGAAGGGAAAGGGTTCACAAAACAAGCCCAAGGAAAACAAAGAGACTAGTTGTTTCCGCTGTGGCATGCAAGGACATTGGTGTCATGTCTGTCGTACTGCCAAGCATCTGGTTGATCTATACCAGGCATCTCTTAAGGCAAAAAGAAATAATGTCGAAATGAATTTTTCTAATTTTGAGAATGGGGAGACTACCCACTTCGATATTTCATATTTCCTTCTCCAGGAGTACGACAATGAATCTTAA